A DNA window from Streptococcus mutans contains the following coding sequences:
- a CDS encoding beta-ketoacyl-ACP synthase III, translating into MTFAKISQAAYYVPSQVVTNDDLSKIMDTSDEWITSRTGIRERRISQSEDTSDLASQVAKELLKKASLKAKEIDFIIVATITPDAMMPSTAACVQAKIGAVNAFAFDLTAACSGFIFALSAAEKMIKSGQYQKGLVIGAEVLSKIIDWSDRTTAVLFGDGAGGVLLEADSSEHFLFESIHSDGSRGESLTSGEHAVSSPFSQVDKKDNCFLKMDGRAIFDFAIRDVSKSISTLIRKSDMPVEAIDYFLLHQANIRILDKMAKKIGADREKFPANMMKYGNTSAASIPILLAECVENGTIELNGSHTVLLSGFGGGLTWGSLIVKI; encoded by the coding sequence ATGACTTTTGCAAAGATTAGTCAAGCAGCATATTATGTACCATCACAGGTTGTCACCAATGATGATTTATCTAAAATAATGGATACCAGTGATGAATGGATTACAAGTCGTACGGGAATAAGAGAGCGCCGTATTAGTCAATCCGAAGATACCAGTGACTTAGCCAGTCAGGTAGCTAAAGAACTTTTAAAAAAAGCCTCATTAAAGGCGAAAGAGATTGATTTTATTATTGTTGCTACAATTACTCCGGATGCAATGATGCCATCAACAGCTGCTTGTGTCCAAGCGAAAATTGGTGCAGTGAATGCTTTTGCTTTCGATTTAACTGCCGCCTGCAGTGGATTTATTTTTGCACTTTCAGCTGCGGAAAAAATGATTAAATCCGGTCAGTACCAGAAAGGTTTAGTTATCGGTGCAGAAGTTCTATCTAAAATCATCGATTGGTCGGATCGAACAACAGCTGTTCTTTTTGGAGATGGAGCTGGCGGTGTTCTTTTAGAAGCAGATTCTTCTGAACATTTTTTATTTGAATCTATTCATTCAGATGGCAGTCGTGGTGAAAGTTTGACATCAGGTGAACACGCTGTTTCGTCACCCTTTTCACAGGTTGATAAAAAAGATAACTGTTTTCTAAAAATGGATGGTCGAGCTATATTTGACTTTGCTATTCGTGATGTGTCAAAAAGTATTTCGACGCTCATTAGGAAGTCAGATATGCCTGTAGAAGCGATTGATTATTTCTTATTACATCAGGCTAATATTCGTATTTTGGATAAAATGGCTAAAAAAATTGGCGCTGATAGAGAAAAATTTCCTGCTAATATGATGAAGTATGGTAATACCAGTGCAGCAAGTATTCCTATTTTATTAGCCGAATGTGTCGAAAATGGAACTATAGAGCTAAATGGTTCACACACTGTTCTCCTGAGCGGGTTCGGTGGGGGTTTGACATGGGGCAGTTTAATTGTTAAAATTTAG
- a CDS encoding HAD family hydrolase, whose amino-acid sequence MATKAVIFDMDGVLFDTEGFYYRRREIFLNDKGISIKHIPPAFFIGGNMKQVWQKILEDDYANWDVEQLQKDYTSYKNKHPLPYQNLIFPDVKVILEKLKQHQFKIALASSSTKSDILLALNKTGIYDYFDLVLSGEEFPESKPHPAIYNEAAYQLGFPKSELLIIEDSEKGIAAGVSAGIEVWAIKDRTFGLNQRAASRLFSNLTEVVDFLLK is encoded by the coding sequence ATGGCAACTAAAGCAGTCATTTTTGATATGGATGGTGTTCTTTTTGATACAGAAGGTTTTTATTATCGAAGGCGAGAAATTTTTTTAAATGATAAAGGAATTTCCATCAAACATATACCACCAGCATTCTTTATTGGGGGGAATATGAAGCAGGTTTGGCAAAAGATATTGGAAGATGATTATGCTAACTGGGATGTTGAACAGTTACAAAAGGATTATACTAGTTATAAAAATAAACATCCTCTGCCTTACCAAAATTTGATTTTTCCCGATGTTAAAGTCATTTTAGAAAAACTCAAGCAGCATCAATTTAAAATAGCTTTAGCATCTAGTTCAACTAAATCAGATATCTTACTGGCGCTCAATAAGACAGGGATTTATGATTATTTTGACCTTGTTTTATCGGGAGAAGAATTTCCTGAGAGCAAGCCCCATCCTGCGATTTATAATGAAGCTGCCTATCAGTTGGGTTTTCCTAAATCAGAATTACTGATTATTGAAGATAGTGAGAAAGGGATTGCTGCTGGAGTATCTGCTGGCATAGAAGTTTGGGCTATCAAAGACAGAACATTTGGACTTAATCAAAGAGCTGCTAGTCGCTTGTTTTCTAATTTGACAGAAGTGGTTGATTTTCTTTTAAAATAA
- the fabD gene encoding ACP S-malonyltransferase — translation MTKTAFLFAGQGTQKLGMASDLYEIYPVVKETFKTAHSILGYDVRALIDNDEEKLNQTRYAQPAILTTSVAIYRLLKEKGYQPDIVAGLSLGEYSSLVAAGAISFEDALALVAKRGEFMETAAPAGVGKMVAVMNTDPRLVEEICQKASSKGIVSPANYNTPTQIVIGGEVAAVDYAVELLKEAGSKRLISLKVSGPFHTALLKSASQKLAQALENIKFSDFTLPLVGNTEAEIMEEHEIKSLLARQVKEPVRFYESIAVMQKFGVNNYVEIGPGKVLSGFVKKIDKSAKISAVEDLASLQAFLDN, via the coding sequence ATGACAAAAACAGCATTTTTATTTGCTGGCCAAGGAACTCAAAAACTTGGTATGGCAAGTGATTTGTATGAAATTTACCCAGTTGTCAAAGAGACTTTTAAAACCGCTCATTCAATTTTGGGATATGATGTTCGTGCTTTGATTGATAATGATGAAGAAAAGCTAAATCAAACACGTTATGCACAGCCAGCGATTTTAACAACCTCAGTAGCTATTTATCGTCTTTTGAAAGAAAAAGGTTATCAACCAGACATTGTTGCTGGACTGTCACTAGGAGAATACTCTTCTCTTGTTGCAGCCGGTGCCATTTCATTTGAAGATGCCTTAGCCTTGGTTGCCAAACGTGGTGAATTTATGGAAACAGCAGCACCCGCTGGAGTGGGGAAAATGGTTGCTGTTATGAATACTGACCCTAGGCTCGTTGAAGAGATTTGCCAGAAAGCCAGCTCTAAAGGCATTGTTAGTCCAGCTAATTATAATACTCCTACACAAATTGTTATTGGTGGTGAAGTGGCAGCTGTTGATTATGCTGTGGAACTTTTAAAGGAAGCTGGTAGTAAACGTTTGATTTCTCTTAAAGTTTCTGGTCCCTTTCATACGGCTCTTTTGAAATCTGCTAGTCAAAAATTGGCTCAAGCTTTGGAAAATATTAAGTTTTCAGATTTCACGCTTCCACTAGTGGGAAACACTGAGGCTGAAATTATGGAGGAACATGAGATTAAATCTTTGCTTGCTCGTCAAGTTAAGGAACCTGTTCGTTTCTATGAATCTATTGCTGTAATGCAAAAATTTGGTGTGAATAACTATGTTGAAATTGGACCTGGTAAGGTCTTGAGTGGTTTTGTGAAAAAGATTGATAAATCTGCAAAGATCTCAGCTGTTGAAGACTTAGCTAGTTTGCAGGCTTTCTTAGATAACTAG
- a CDS encoding acyl carrier protein, whose protein sequence is MAVFEKVQEIIVEELGKDTDEVKLETTFDELDADSLDVFQVISEIEDEFDIQIESEDGLNTVGDLVAFVEEKTK, encoded by the coding sequence ATGGCAGTATTTGAAAAAGTACAAGAAATTATTGTTGAGGAACTCGGCAAAGATACAGATGAAGTTAAATTAGAAACAACTTTTGATGAACTTGATGCAGATTCCCTTGATGTCTTTCAAGTTATTTCCGAAATTGAAGATGAGTTTGACATTCAAATCGAATCTGAAGATGGACTTAACACAGTTGGTGATTTAGTTGCTTTTGTTGAAGAAAAAACAAAATAA
- a CDS encoding aspartate kinase: MKVVKFGGSSLASATQLEKVLNIIKSDEERRFVVVSAPGKRDAQDTKVTDALIRYYRSYTSDKDVTADQSWIINRYRAIIDELGLGQNILEKITKAIVDLANLPIEDNDFLYDTFLAAGEDNNAKLIAEYFRKNGLSARYIHPKKAGIIVTSEPGNARIIPSSYDKLEELRDSDEVLVIPGFFGVTIDNQICTFSRGGSDITGSIVAAGVKADLYENFTDVDGIFAAHPGVVHKPHSISELTYREMRELAYAGFSVLHDEALIPAYRGKIPLVIKNTNNPEHSGTKIVLAHTGATIPVVGIAGDDDFVSINLSKYLMNREIGFGRKVLQVLEELNIRWEHIPTGIDDMSIILRGRELTPIKEQEIISQLTRKLEVDEVEIERNLSIIMIVGENMKNHIGVTAKAAEAFSKKHINLEMISQGSSEVSVMFVIKTEQEKQAVRALYQTFFMKDE, translated from the coding sequence ATGAAAGTCGTAAAATTTGGTGGTAGTTCATTGGCCTCTGCAACACAATTAGAAAAAGTTCTGAATATCATAAAATCAGACGAAGAGCGACGCTTTGTTGTTGTTTCTGCTCCGGGTAAGCGTGACGCCCAAGATACAAAAGTTACAGATGCTCTCATTAGATACTATAGATCTTATACTTCAGATAAAGACGTTACTGCTGACCAATCTTGGATTATCAACCGCTACCGTGCTATTATTGATGAACTTGGCCTTGGTCAAAATATCTTAGAAAAAATTACTAAAGCTATTGTTGATCTTGCAAATTTGCCTATTGAAGATAATGATTTCCTATATGATACTTTCCTAGCCGCAGGTGAGGACAATAATGCCAAATTAATTGCCGAATACTTCAGGAAAAATGGGCTCTCTGCTCGTTATATTCACCCTAAAAAAGCAGGTATCATTGTTACAAGTGAACCCGGTAATGCTCGGATTATTCCATCCAGTTATGATAAATTAGAAGAATTGCGAGATAGTGACGAAGTTTTAGTTATTCCTGGTTTTTTTGGTGTCACAATTGATAACCAAATCTGTACTTTTTCGCGCGGTGGTTCTGATATTACTGGTTCAATTGTCGCAGCGGGTGTTAAAGCTGACCTTTATGAAAACTTTACCGATGTAGATGGTATCTTTGCAGCTCACCCAGGGGTTGTGCATAAGCCACATTCTATTTCAGAACTAACCTATCGTGAAATGCGTGAATTGGCTTACGCAGGCTTTTCAGTACTCCACGACGAAGCCTTAATCCCTGCCTATCGCGGAAAAATTCCCCTTGTTATTAAAAATACAAATAATCCCGAACATTCAGGCACAAAAATTGTTCTTGCGCATACTGGTGCCACTATACCAGTTGTTGGTATTGCCGGAGATGATGATTTTGTCAGTATTAATCTTTCCAAATATCTGATGAATAGAGAAATCGGTTTTGGTCGCAAAGTTCTTCAAGTTTTAGAAGAATTGAACATTCGTTGGGAACATATTCCGACCGGTATTGATGATATGTCAATTATTTTAAGAGGCCGTGAATTGACCCCTATAAAAGAGCAAGAAATCATCTCACAATTAACTCGTAAATTAGAAGTTGACGAAGTTGAAATTGAACGCAATCTTTCTATTATCATGATTGTCGGAGAAAATATGAAAAATCACATTGGGGTGACTGCCAAAGCTGCTGAAGCATTTTCCAAAAAGCATATTAACTTGGAAATGATTTCCCAAGGTTCCAGTGAAGTATCCGTTATGTTTGTTATCAAAACTGAACAAGAAAAACAAGCAGTTAGAGCCTTATACCAAACATTTTTTATGAAAGATGAGTAA
- the cas2 gene encoding CRISPR-associated endonuclease Cas2, whose translation MMVLVTYDVNTETVAGRKRLRHVAKLCVDYGQRVQHSVFECSVTPAEFVEIKNELSTIIDQESDSIRFYLLGKNWQNRVETMGRDDSYDPDVGILLL comes from the coding sequence ATGATGGTTTTAGTGACTTATGATGTCAATACGGAGACTGTAGCAGGAAGGAAACGACTACGACATGTCGCAAAACTCTGTGTTGATTATGGTCAGCGTGTGCAACATTCGGTTTTTGAGTGTTCAGTGACACCAGCCGAATTTGTAGAGATTAAAAATGAACTCTCAACAATCATTGACCAAGAATCAGACAGCATCCGATTTTATTTACTTGGCAAAAATTGGCAAAATCGGGTAGAAACGATGGGCCGAGATGACAGTTATGACCCCGATGTGGGGATACTGCTTTTATAA
- the cas4 gene encoding CRISPR-associated protein Cas4, protein MAYAEDDYLMLSGIQHFQFCKRQWGLIHIEQQWAENEATAHGQILHQKADNPYIREKRKDIITSRAMHVSSKTLGLYGILDVVEFHKDKNGVTLKGKRGKWLPRIVEYKRGKPKRDTRDIVQLVAQTICLEETFGCPIETGCLYYHSVNQKKVIEITEALRQEVFDLAGQMHYYYDNKIIDKAEYFKNCPLCSLVDICKPRLSKKSRNVANYIKRHVMSEESL, encoded by the coding sequence ATGGCTTATGCAGAAGATGATTATTTGATGTTATCAGGTATCCAGCATTTTCAATTTTGTAAAAGACAGTGGGGGCTAATTCACATCGAGCAGCAATGGGCTGAAAATGAAGCTACAGCTCATGGCCAGATTTTGCACCAAAAGGCGGATAATCCTTATATTAGGGAAAAGCGAAAGGATATTATCACTTCGCGGGCCATGCATGTTTCCTCAAAAACACTTGGTCTTTATGGAATTCTCGATGTTGTGGAATTTCATAAAGATAAAAATGGTGTTACTTTGAAAGGCAAAAGAGGAAAGTGGCTGCCCCGTATTGTTGAGTATAAGCGGGGAAAACCCAAAAGAGATACTCGCGATATTGTTCAGCTGGTAGCACAGACCATTTGTCTTGAGGAAACGTTTGGGTGTCCTATTGAGACTGGCTGTCTTTATTACCATAGCGTGAATCAAAAAAAGGTCATTGAAATTACGGAGGCATTGCGTCAAGAAGTTTTTGATTTAGCCGGACAAATGCATTATTATTATGATAATAAAATCATAGACAAGGCTGAATATTTTAAAAATTGTCCGTTATGCTCTTTAGTAGATATTTGTAAACCGCGTCTAAGTAAGAAATCTCGCAATGTAGCTAATTACATCAAGCGGCATGTGATGAGTGAGGAGAGTTTATGA
- a CDS encoding MarR family winged helix-turn-helix transcriptional regulator, whose translation MDYKQINTYLVDIFNKIMIIEEMSLKTSQFNDVSLKEMHTVDIIGKNANVTPSDIAHELLVTLGTVTTSLNKLEKKGYIERTRSQLDRRVVYLTLTQKGRLLYRLHNRFHKNVVNRITEAMDATELGALEKGLRNLHQFLEGLV comes from the coding sequence TTGGATTATAAACAAATTAATACCTATTTAGTTGATATTTTCAATAAAATTATGATTATCGAAGAGATGAGCTTGAAAACAAGTCAATTTAACGATGTGTCTTTAAAAGAGATGCATACGGTAGATATTATTGGAAAAAATGCCAATGTGACACCGAGTGATATTGCTCATGAGTTATTAGTAACTTTGGGAACGGTTACGACCAGCTTAAATAAGCTTGAAAAAAAAGGTTATATTGAACGGACGCGTTCACAACTTGATAGGCGCGTTGTTTATTTAACCCTGACACAAAAAGGAAGACTGCTTTATCGTTTACATAATAGGTTTCATAAAAATGTGGTTAATCGAATCACAGAAGCAATGGATGCGACGGAGCTTGGTGCTTTGGAGAAGGGGCTAAGAAACCTTCATCAATTTCTTGAGGGGTTAGTTTAA
- the fabK gene encoding enoyl-[acyl-carrier-protein] reductase FabK: protein MKTRITELLDIEYPIFQGGMAWVADGDLAGAVSKAGGLGIIGGGNAPKEVVKANIDKIKAVTNKPFGVNIMLLSPFADDIVDLVIEEGVKVVTTGAGNPGKYIERFHEAGITVIPVVPSVALARRMEKLGADAVIAEGMEAGGHIGKLTTMTLVRQVVDAVNIPVIGAGGVADGRGAAAVFMLGAEAIQVGTRFAVAKESNAHANFKKKILKAKDIDTVISASIVGHPVRAIKNKLSSAYATAEKEFLRGEKSQEDIEVLGAGALRNAVVDGDVDNGSVMAGQIAGFVTKEETCEEILKDLYYGAAKVIKAEAARWADVEK from the coding sequence ATGAAAACGCGTATTACAGAATTATTAGATATTGAATATCCTATTTTTCAAGGAGGAATGGCTTGGGTAGCTGATGGTGATTTAGCGGGAGCTGTATCAAAAGCTGGCGGTTTAGGAATTATCGGTGGTGGAAATGCGCCCAAAGAAGTTGTTAAGGCGAATATTGACAAGATCAAAGCTGTGACAAATAAACCATTTGGAGTCAATATTATGCTTTTATCTCCTTTTGCTGATGATATTGTTGACTTGGTTATTGAAGAAGGTGTCAAAGTTGTCACAACTGGTGCAGGTAACCCAGGTAAATATATAGAACGTTTCCATGAAGCAGGTATTACTGTCATTCCTGTTGTTCCTAGTGTTGCTCTTGCTAGACGTATGGAAAAATTAGGTGCTGATGCCGTTATTGCTGAAGGAATGGAAGCAGGTGGACATATTGGTAAATTAACAACAATGACTTTAGTGCGTCAAGTTGTAGATGCCGTCAACATTCCTGTTATCGGAGCTGGTGGTGTAGCCGATGGTCGTGGTGCAGCGGCAGTATTTATGCTTGGTGCTGAAGCCATTCAGGTAGGAACACGTTTTGCAGTTGCCAAAGAATCGAATGCCCATGCGAATTTTAAAAAGAAAATTTTAAAAGCCAAAGATATTGATACTGTTATTTCCGCGTCTATTGTTGGTCATCCTGTACGTGCAATCAAAAATAAATTATCTTCTGCCTATGCAACTGCAGAAAAAGAATTCTTGCGTGGTGAAAAGAGTCAAGAAGATATTGAAGTTCTTGGTGCTGGAGCTCTTCGCAATGCTGTTGTTGATGGCGATGTTGATAATGGTTCTGTTATGGCAGGTCAAATTGCAGGATTTGTTACTAAAGAAGAAACTTGTGAAGAAATTTTGAAAGATTTATATTATGGTGCAGCAAAAGTCATTAAGGCTGAAGCAGCACGCTGGGCAGACGTGGAGAAATAA
- a CDS encoding enoyl-CoA hydratase, whose translation MDFKEILYNVDNGVATLTLNRPEVSNGFNIPICEEILKAIDIAKKDDTVQILLINANGKVFSVGGDLVEMQRAVDADDVQSLVRIAELVNKISFALKRLPKPVVMSTDGAVAGAAANIAVAADFCIASDKTRFIQAFVNVGLAPDAGGLFLLTRAIGITRATQLAMTGEALNAEKALEYGIVYKVCEPEKLEKITDRVITRLKRGSVNSYKAIKEMVWQSSFAGWQEYEDLELELQKSLAFTNDFKEGVRAYTEKRRPKFTGK comes from the coding sequence ATGGATTTTAAGGAAATTCTGTACAATGTGGATAATGGTGTAGCGACTTTAACGCTGAATCGTCCGGAGGTTTCTAATGGATTTAATATCCCTATTTGTGAGGAAATTTTGAAGGCCATTGATATTGCTAAAAAGGATGACACAGTACAAATTTTACTGATTAATGCCAATGGGAAAGTCTTTTCAGTTGGTGGCGATCTGGTTGAGATGCAAAGAGCTGTTGATGCAGATGATGTACAATCTCTTGTTCGCATTGCAGAACTTGTCAATAAAATTTCTTTTGCTTTAAAACGTTTACCTAAGCCGGTTGTCATGAGTACAGATGGTGCAGTTGCAGGTGCTGCAGCTAATATAGCGGTAGCTGCAGACTTTTGTATTGCCAGTGACAAAACACGCTTTATTCAAGCCTTTGTGAATGTCGGTTTGGCCCCTGATGCCGGAGGACTTTTCTTATTAACGAGAGCCATTGGTATTACTCGTGCAACACAACTTGCCATGACCGGTGAAGCTTTAAATGCAGAGAAAGCTTTGGAATACGGTATTGTTTACAAAGTCTGTGAGCCAGAGAAACTAGAAAAAATAACAGATCGTGTCATTACACGTTTGAAACGTGGCTCAGTTAATTCTTATAAAGCCATTAAAGAAATGGTTTGGCAAAGTTCATTTGCAGGTTGGCAGGAATATGAGGATCTAGAATTAGAATTGCAAAAGTCATTAGCATTTACAAATGATTTTAAAGAGGGAGTGCGTGCTTATACAGAGAAACGCCGTCCTAAATTTACAGGAAAGTAA